A genomic segment from Nicotiana tabacum cultivar K326 chromosome 9, ASM71507v2, whole genome shotgun sequence encodes:
- the LOC107779284 gene encoding uncharacterized protein LOC107779284 has translation MEETPGRWARSYCPRSRYDMLTTIIVESMNNVLRRARELPLLTMMDYIQEKLQIWFYERRTTAEGIFREISNWAEATLEDKIKPAFTFRVLPIDRLKFKVKEGGMEFIVDLDKRTCDCSEFQLDEILCEHAIAAIDSIYQKISAFYSAYYTREFWLKTYEGQVNFVGDSTIWVIPDTIKSEITKPPDAKVMLGRRQKNRHVSCT, from the coding sequence ATGGAGGAAACACCAGGAAGATGGGCTCGTTCATATTGTCCAAGATCACGATATGATATGCTAACAACAATCATTGTTGAGTCAATGAATAATGTTTTGAGACGTGCAAGAGAATTGCCACTTTTAACAATGATGGATTACATACAAGAAAAATTGCAAATCTGGTTCTATGAAAGAAGGACAACAGCAGAAGGAATATTCCGTGAAATATCAAACTGGGCAGAAGCAACATTGGAAGACAAAATTAAACCAGCTTTTACATTTAGAGTATTGCCGATTGATAGACTAAAATTCAAAGTCAAAGAAGGGGGTATGGAATTTATTGTTGATTTAGACAAGAGAACATGTGATTGTTCTGAATTTCAGCTAGATGAGATACTCTGTGAACATGCAATTGCTGCAATTGACAGTATATATCAAAAGATATCGGCTTTCTACTCCGCCTATTATACAAGAGAATTTTGGTTGAAAACATATGAAGGGCAAGTAAATTTTGTAGGTGATTCAACAATATGGGTTATACCAGATACTATTAAATCAGAAATCACTAAGCCTCCGGATGCAAAAGTTATGCTAGGAAGAAGACAGAAGAATCGACATGTCTCCTGTACATAA